The DNA sequence CTCTCGTTGCGTTCTTCTCAAACAAATACAAACATTGACAAACGTGCGAATAACTCAAATTACCTACTCAACGCATTAGTGTgaaatttaagaaaatgtaaTGACCTGCTATTTGGCCTCggattaacaaaaaaaaaaattgtaatcgTCATCGCGGTCAGCAATAAACTCTCGGGTCATCACAATGAAAGCTTTTtagtatctaaaatatactTTAgaacaatttcaaaagaaaattatttgacTTTAAAACTTAGACCTTCGGTAAATAAGAAACAGCAAGTTACATTTCATTGATAGATGTAACTAGATTAAATCTATGATCAGTGAACTCGGGACATTTGGAGAGAAAAATGAAAAGCATTTTCAGTATGGTGGCCACACATATCACAACATAGAATTATCTGGTAAGAAGTGGtctttaaagggacatggatacgatttaaaatgaaaattttcaaaaaaaattccCCATTTCTAATGTTTACAATATCTAACTGAGGTATTTCtataatggtcagcaaaaatgtgtgtgtcagttgttgagttgcAGCTGAGATACAGAACTCACAATCCTTCGttttgtaaacaaggctcgtgtcatgtttaagtgattaatagaaaatattatgTTGAAAACAAACGAGATGTGACTAACACTACAGAAACTGTGTGATAGTATTCAGAATTAACCCTCaatttgaaaaatctgctttaatcTGCTTTACTTtaactagtatatttaacctatgtaaacgaAAACAATTCgtacgagccttgtttacataaaaaagagtTGTAATCTCTGTATCTCTCTTGTATCTCAGTTTTTTAGCTGACCattagaataaaatttaaaaatgtccAGCTCAAATCGaggccatgcccctttaagttCTGAATTTCGATTGCTTGCGTTGTTTGTAAGTTGACAATGCAAACTGTTTCCTTTGCGTGTATTATCTATACTTCAATATattaattaacaaattttgccaataatctctgaaacgcttgctccagagttactgcttgcacctttaatattgtttcatatgtaaggtgaagtccgtaagctataatagaatctttcgtgattagtaaatattgtaaaattaattaaaacccTACTTTAGTTTTTGATAAATTACCCTGAGAGAGCAAAAATGAGAGTAGGATGGCGGATCtatgccatttaaaaaaaaaaaatgacaatttaaGATAATACGATGTGaagtaaatccgttgtttatcgatgcttggtTCTGATCTTAcagaaaaaatatgttttttggggttgttttttgtttttcaattttttaaacagtattttattatgtataacatATTACGGATAGGCAGCAGACAGTGCCTATATAAGCCCCCTCCTTTAAGGTACAAAGTTATGTTCACGTAATGATGTACACgagaaattacaatatatatgttcatttatgttacataaggaatatttaattaatttggAGCTTCAAGTGACTTCCTattaatcaagttttatttactgtatatgatatcaataaatataaaatatctaatgcacacaattattaaaaaattgttctgaaattcatttgaattaaaggtatcgttcattcaattcatgtgtgcaaaaattcaaagtaattgtGATTTCCCGCGCTTGCGCGGAGTTTCATCTAATATTCAAAAAGTTATTAGGTCGCACAAATGACTGAGTATCCTAGTCCTCCTACTTCACCATTACTGACAGTTCCAGTCACTGTATATCACAGTAACTGTTACTCTTAGCTCTTGTAGATCTTAATGACTGACTATCTTAACCCTTATATATCATATTGATGTTATTCCAattatataaatacaaactATACTGTCGATGTTAAAACGACATCGTCGATATCAACAGAAAATGGAAAACacaatctaaatgaaataataCAAGAACTGACTGTCGATATCCAAACGATGTCAAAATCAACATATAATGTGGACTTGATGATCGTAGTCTGATcaaaattatatgtaatatGCGAAAAAAGAATCCTACATAGGGTCTGTAAGGatatactttgatccccttCAGATGGATGATAGGGCCTAGTGATCCAATTTGATTGACCCAAGGACGCTGTATCAAAACAATAGTTATAGAGCTTCTTTTAGGAGGTTAGTACTTGTTGGACATTTAGGATTATATTGCAGGGACAATTGGATTTTGTCAAGGCTCGTAGATCTCTCACAAAGgtgaattctctctctctctctctctctctctctctctctctctctctctcgcacctgaaattcaatttttaactgTGCTACTTGATTTTAGACAGGTGCTTTAATTCTATCCTTTTAACCCCGATTAGCCTCGGTAAAAACAGTCATGCGCTGAAGGTTCAAAACCTCGACCGATCGtattgaaaattatatttttacctGTGGGCGCTTTAAATAATTAGGTGATGATGTATacaaattaaaacattaatcgGGGTGTCAACCCCCCGCCCATCCCAGAAAACCTGGCTTGATGAGATATTTAATTACATTAAACTACCCTAAATGCAGGTAAGTCACTCATGGTTGTTTTTATACGTGTCAGAGTAGTACTCAATTTGACGTGCATCAAAGAGACTAGAGGAAGCTCACCTTTGGCATTGAGTAATACTCCTCATTAAAATGGGGTATAAAACAAGTGCGACTTTTATGTTTTAAGCATACCGTGTATTCTAGTGGAGGTATATAGTGCAATTCATTAACGAAAATTATTGTTTAATCTTAGGAACATTACGACACCACTGTACCTTACCAGTTTATAGAGCTAGAAAAGTATCATTCGGATACATAAATCCAGGATATCTagtaagtaatttttaagatcaataaattttgttataaatGGCAATTTTAGCGAAACGCAAATGATTTGTCTAGAAATTAtgggtgtatatatatttagagaGAGCTAATCTTAGCGACAtcataattccaagaaagatagtTGTTACTTTCGATGTGGAAGAAATATTAACGATAATCAATTTCAGCGGTAACACTGTCGTTAATAATGCCATAAAAAATTCCTCCCTAAAAATTCTACATATACGGTGGTTCATGTTGCTTCGTTACGTCACGTTAATTGTACATTATAATTATAAGGGGAAAGCACAATTTTGATATTAAGgcattttgaaaatcattgctgatatttatgtgtgtgtttatttctTCTTTTGATAGGTAGTATATTTCATCTGAACAAGTAATGCCATGACCATGAAGTCAAATTCTGGTGTCAAGAGGAAATGTGTGGACGATTTAGAAGGACGTCCTGTGAAGAGAAGCTCTCCATCCCATAAAACTCCTAAGGAATGCAAAGAGGAAAGAAGGAAAATTCTGAGAATGTCCATACAAAAACTTCGACATATGGAGGACTGTGGATACTTTCTTACCCGATCAGTGTTGATAAACAATACACTCAAAAAGCTTCAAAAAGAAATTTGTGAGGAAATACAGTTTCGAGATTGCATATACGGATATGACTATGATGTGCTCAATAAAAGTTTTGTAGCACCACCGGATTCTGATTTCGAAGATCTTTTTTTTCCTTCGGATGATTCTGACAAAATGATTACGGACCCATTGACTGAAATGTTAGTGAATGGTGGAGGCAAGGATCAAACGGACTCCCCGCGGGCGGATCCCATAAAGGGCGTGTCGGACTGTGCTCTACTGGAATCTAACTCACTCTGTGTGGATCATGAGACACTTGGTGACGTTGACACTATGTCTGCGAGTAATTCCTTCGGTGAATGGCATATGGTCTCAGATATCTTCTCAGACATCTTCACAGACATGGACTTTTTGAATAATATGATTCATGCTTTAGATGAGACGTAGTGAATGTCAAACTGGTAAATACCTGCGTGAAAATATTTCGACAATTTGTGTGTAAAGCAGCTCACTGTCATTGTTTATGATTTTGAGAGAAAACATGTGCTCTTCGTAATATATTCATTTCATGTAAATGGTActcaatattaaatttattcatatatatgcaaTGCATTGTTTATCAATGTAACTCACTATGTGGACAAGATTTATATATTTTGCGACActacactacgtcacaagatggtaCGAAAGTCGATTAGGATCACTTAGAAAACAAGAACTATTTTTAAAGGTGTAATAATGCGAATCAATAGCGTACATAACGCAAAACAAACGTGATATTACGCGATGCAAAGGGCAATAACGCAAgggattgattgtatattgttgaacGTTCCACTCGAGAATCTttgactcatatggagatgtcaccattgtcggtgaagggctgcaaaatgtaggcctatgctcagtgcttacggcgtttgagcagggagaaatcttatcgtgccacacatgcAGTGACATGGAGATCAGCATTATGCAAAATAAAAAGGTTAATCATGAACAAGGgaagaaattacaaagagaacagGAAGCCATCCACGaaatccaccgtttcatatacttcatactaatgcatatgtattttaaaatcaataccatgagaaatattaattaaattaaaaaacaatcatATTGTAagactttcaaattttatatccaatgaataaaagcccccccccccctcccctccccaaaaaacaacattgtaaaagataaaataattttttcaacgagtttccccaaacatagccttcttctatcgaacttgcttttattcgtaatttagttctacacctgatATGATACGTGTTTGTAACTATGTCATTCGGCAAACCTCGGCCGATTCCGGTACCCTACATCTACCCTAGATCTACATCTACATCTAGATGTACCCTAGATGTAGGGTACCGGAATCGGCCGAGGTTTGCCGAATGGTAACTATGTATCACATCttttaaagcgaacgagccCGAGTGAataaaaggtttgcctcatttggtGTGAACCCGATGAGATACAGCGGGAAATaaaactaaggtgaagtttacgatccatagtGATAGTATGGGAAATTAACtgatatgaaatagctaaaataccaacagacaatttatgcttgaatggaattaaaaggtcactattaatctaaatattaagATAGGAGTGTTGCGGTCACAAAGTtacttaaaaaataatatatcaaacacaaggTGTTTTAACTTGCTGACTTAATAAGAATTGTCGTTATCCATggttatatacataccacactctctgttgtaagtacacacatatactgtattatgtgtaaatttacacgccacccgggggggggggggggataaagtATATGTGTTCTTTctattctctacccataggtgtcgctgctcgctaacatatgtcaatgccgacatttcaaaattcttgtaaaacgctttctTATACAGACGTTTCACTTTATGACGAAGAATTAGaagataaattttaaaaaaaatattgactttaatcataataattttgtgtgtgtgtgttatcttatttgaagcgaacagtagtgtcacctaagtgcatattaattgctagaactggccgaagctgaaagtaaatttccagacatgaattatgaagtccaaatattcagccaagccgaatctcagccgagattagatCCTAGACACTTAGTTGACGTTGACACTATGTCTGCGAGTAATTCTTTCAGTGAATGGCAAATGTTCTCAGACATATTCACAGACATGCACATTTTAAATAAGGGACTGGTCAATATTTATCGGGGGTGGGACCGGTGCAtaccattttaaaaaaacaaaacaacgtaTGTCCTATCTTCTAAGGATACAAAAAGGGTCCCTGTCctatatcagatgtgtaatAAAAACGTGGGTGTCCTacctaataaaatattatttgttttgtagaaAGCATGAACTGGAATATGGACATTATGAACTATACTTTTTGCATTGAGGAAAATGATGGAGAAAAGATTCAACATCGATGTGaccaatgtcattgttgtatatgatacaaatataatgaCTGCTATGCTGAGGTACTAGTGGGAAAGTGAACATAcccttgtacatgaaaaaaaaaaccatcaaCTATAAAACACTCCTCTTTGTCCACTGCAAATTGTAGGAAAATGTTAGATACCTTGGTCATAACAAAgtgaatatcattaaatgataatgaagtattgtacaaaatttcaaggctatctgataagccatatataAGAAGTGTTCAAAAGCTAATTTATATACTCCACCCCTCTAAGATCCACTAtgactttaaggataacaattggatcctacTGTCCTGACAATATACAGTGTTCACAGCTATTTTAATTActtcctccacccctcttagatccactataactttttggaaaataattggatcctcacgtctcgacaatatgcacatccaTAAATGACAATGAAACAATCTACTAAGTTTCAAGTCTATAGGAGGAGAGGCGTtcataatattttgtgacagacagacagaatgtacaaaaacaataaccccccccccccccccctggaagaTGGGAgacataaaaaaatatgtatataattttaggccaaaaagaaattaataattagtTTCTCATGCCAAAACTTTCAATTTTGAGGAGTCGgcaggtatttatttttttacttggCTGTGGCATGATTTATCTTTCCTTTTTGTGTTGACTGTAGAGTGAGTtaccttttctttctttctcatGTATAGGATAAGCAATGAATATTTACTATAAAAAAATAGCTTCACATTACTTACTATATAAACGTATACTATTATTGTTAAACACTTGCACATAAATGAGTTtgcattcaataattatttgatcaaaAAGATCCTTACAATTTTAATAAAACCTTCTGAAAGTTTTACCTAAATATCTTTAAACATAACAGTTCctcatttacataaataaacaaaaatatttagaattggGGGAAAAAATTCTATGTGGTACTTTTTCAACGGATGCTGCCTGAGAAACTATAGATTAATTATTTTTTGGCCTTACTTCATTATCAGATTACATGTAATAGTCCTTGAATTTGTCTGAAATCCTTACTCCTTGAAGATGGTAAATAAATTTCCTTTTCACTTTCACTTTCACTACTAGTATCAACACCATCACTGTCATCAGAACTGTCAGAACTGTCATAGGCTCTGATGAGAAGGTCATTTTCATCATCACGTTGGTCTTTTTCAGTTTCAAGCGCTAACACTGTAGCAGTATGACGTTTCACAGCTTGAGCATTTTCTGTCTTATTATGAAATACACCTAACTTGTGATGTTCAATGTATTTATCTAGTGTTACAACTGTTTGCTTTTCAATGAAGTTGTCTTCAAATATTGCATTCCAGTCTATTTCCTCGTATGTTCTTTCAGCTACATCCTGTCGCTTTTGTTGAGCTGTCAGCCTTCTTTTTCTAACCTCATTGTTTTCAAGTGCTTTATAAAATTAACAGCCTTTTCCTCAGAAACAATGAATGTGATAGAAAATTCTGAAACAGCAACCTGGTTTTGACCAGAAATATTGCCAGCTGAAAaaaggttgggtttttttccagaTTAGCTCTTGGTTGGTAGTAACCATGTGATCTGTCTTAGAAAAGTCAAACTCACTTAGGacatatatcttatataaaGAAAAGGTGCctaatttcaacagtttttgaacaggtattgattaAATATCACACTAATAAGTGAtaactcaaggtcattttataAAGGTCAATGTGACTCAACATACCTTATATATGAATAAGAAACCTTCATTTACACAATATTTTAAcggttattgatcattgtgcgagTCATTCGTCAAATGAAGTAGTTCATATGTTAGATGCATTTCcgggagcatccatcagttttactgatattcttgggATTTGTTTTAGTATTCGTATGTGAATTTAATCCACTTTATCTATTCAATTTGtttattaatgatttttcagaaTATTCACAATATGCAATACCCTAGTCTTTTTAGTTATAATGTTTTAAGAAAGTTTTTAGCTTTTTCTAGTCAGTTTGATTTATTATGTCTGTTTTTTTACCGTCCAATTTGTAAGATAAATAAGTTCTAGgatttgaattaaaagttttaaatacttttatatatttttttattgatacat is a window from the Ostrea edulis chromosome 5, xbOstEdul1.1, whole genome shotgun sequence genome containing:
- the LOC125649512 gene encoding uncharacterized protein LOC125649512, with translation MTMKSNSGVKRKCVDDLEGRPVKRSSPSHKTPKECKEERRKILRMSIQKLRHMEDCGYFLTRSVLINNTLKKLQKEICEEIQFRDCIYGYDYDVLNKSFVAPPDSDFEDLFFPSDDSDKMITDPLTEMLVNGGGKDQTDSPRADPIKGVSDCALLESNSLCVDHETLGDVDTMSASNSFGEWHMVSDIFSDIFTDMDFLNNMIHALDET